The genome window TTTCACTTCCCCAATGACTTTGAATTCTCCTTCCGGCTCATCGCAGATTAAGTAAGTAGGCCAGCCCATATCTGCCTTGTCTGGATATTGCGATAGCAAGATCTTGCGATATTTCCCGTAGGTCGCGCGATCTTGCATTTTTACATCAACGAATTCCATGCCTAATTCTTCGGTCACCTTTTTGTCGTAAAACGACATCTTGTGACAAATTCCACAATCTTCCGAAGAAAATTTCACCACTGCACGGGACATCGGGTTCTCCTAAGCTACCTAAAACAGCTATCTAAAATAATTGGGCATCAAGACTAAGCAGCCGCTAACGCTCACTTATAGTTTAAGTCAGCTAATTTTCAGTGGATACAGACTGTTGATGAAATG of Romeriopsis navalis LEGE 11480 contains these proteins:
- a CDS encoding thioredoxin family protein — translated: MSRAVVKFSSEDCGICHKMSFYDKKVTEELGMEFVDVKMQDRATYGKYRKILLSQYPDKADMGWPTYLICDEPEGEFKVIGEVKGGHPKGEFRTRLQAVVDS